A genomic region of Ananas comosus cultivar F153 unplaced genomic scaffold, ASM154086v1, whole genome shotgun sequence contains the following coding sequences:
- the LOC109705612 gene encoding glutelin type-A 1-like: MATLSSLFGLSLSLILLLLFHNSFAQLECDQGREQSPWQSHHWFRGQRECRLERLDALQPARRIQSEAGFTEFFDQGNEQFQCAGVSIRRRVIEPSGLLLPSYSNAPCLVYILQGRGITGTVFPGCPETYQSFQQQSQQQREEGGGQSQRFRDEHQKVHSFREGDIIALPAGVANWCYNDGDTPVVAITVFDTSNSANQLDPRRREFLLAGSHRSSERKQESFGQQTYEGQYEEQTGVNILSGFNPDLLAEAFGVNREVARRLQSQDDRRGEIVRVRHGLQFLRPSVREEQHEQYSEGREERRKGGQCNGLEEMYCALKTRENINDPTRADVYTPQGGRITSLNSQKFPILNLIQMSAERGVLRRNAFHAPHWNINAHSIMYVTGGRGRVQIVNNQGRTVFDGELRRGQVLVIPQNYAVLKRAQSEGFEWVSFKTNSNAMVNQIVGKASALRGMPVDVLMNAYRLSREEALRLKFNRGDQMTVFTPRSQEGPF; the protein is encoded by the exons ATGGCGACTCTCTCCTCTTTGTTCGGCCTATCTCTAAGCttgatcctcctcctcctctttcatAATTCTTTCGCCCAGCTCGAGTGCGACCAAGGCCGAGAACAGAGCCCCTGGCAAAGCCACCACTGGTTCCGAGGCCAGAGAGAGTGCCGGTTGGAGAGGCTAGATGCCCTGCAGCCGGCACGCCGCATTCAATCCGAAGCCGGCTTCACCGAGTTCTTCGACCAGGGCAACGAGCAGTTCCAGTGTGCCGGCGTTTCCATACGACGCCGCGTCATCGAACCCAGCGGCCTCCTCCTGCCTTCCTACTCTAATGCTCCTTGTCTTGTCTACATTCTGCAAG GAAGAGGTATAACAGGCACGGTGTTCCCTGGCTGCCCGGAGACATACCAATCCTTCCAGCAGCAATCCCAGCAGCAGAGAGAGGAAGGCGGCGGGCAAAGCCAGAGATTCAGAGACGAGCACCAGAAGGTCCACAGCTTCCGCGAGGGCGATATCATCGCTCTGCCTGCCGGAGTAGCCAACTGGTGCTACAACGACGGTGACACGCCTGTCGTCGCCATTACCGTCTTCGACACGAGCAACAGCGCGAACCAACTCGACCCTCGTCGTAGG GAATTCTTGTTGGCCGGGAGCCATCGGAGTAGCGAGAGAAAGCAGGAATCGTTCGGACAACAAACGTATGAAGGACAATACGAAGAGCAGACAGGGGTTAACATCCTTAGCGGGTTCAACCCAGACTTGCTGGCTGAGGCCTTCGGAGTCAATAGAGAGGTAGCAAGGAGGCTTCAGAGCCAGGACGACCGCAGAGGCGAAATCGTCCGAGTCCGGCATGGACTTCAGTTTCTAAGGCCTTCAGTAAGAGAAGAACAGCATGAGCAGTATTCCgaggggagagaggagagaaggaaGGGCGGTCAATGCAATGGACTGGAGGAGATGTATTGCGCGCTGAAGACCAGAGAAAACATCAACGACCCGACGCGTGCCGATGTCTACACTCCGCAAGGCGGCCGGATCACCAGCCTCAACAGCCAGAAGTTCCCCATTCTCAACCTAATCCAAATGAGCGCTGAGAGGGGTGTCCTCCGTAGG AATGCTTTCCATGCGCCGCACTGGAACATCAACGCGCATAGCATCATGTACGTGACTGGAGGGCGGGGACGAGTGCAGATAGTGAACAACCAGGGCCGAACCGTTTTCGACGGCGAGCTCCGTCGCGGGCAAGTGCTGGTCATCCCGCAGAACTACGCAGTTCTGAAGCGGGCGCAGAGCGAGGGGTTCGAGTGGGTCTCATTCAAGACCAACAGCAACGCCATGGTCAACCAGATTGTAGGGAAGGCATCGGCTCTTCGGGGCATGCCGGTGGACGTGCTCATGAACGCCTACCGCCTCTCGAGGGAAGAAGCTCTAAGGCTCAAGTTTAACAGGGGCGACCAGATGACCGTCTTCACTCCCAGGTCCCAGGAAGGGCCTTTCTAG
- the LOC109705605 gene encoding glutelin type-A 1-like isoform X2 — protein MAITNSAMLALSLSFLLLCHGSLAQLGQGQETSPWQGQSRFRGQQECRFERLDAVQPTRRLQSEAGVTEFFDQFNEQFQCAGVSIRRRIIEPSGLLMPSYSNAPRLVYIAQGRGITATIFPGCPETFQSFQQQYELQREEGGSQRQLFKDEHQKVHRFREGDIIALPAGVVNWCYNDGDTPVIAVTVFDTSNSANQLDPHRREFLLAGRQSREWQFEEHTGANILSGFSPDWLAEAFGVNREVARKLQSQDDRRGEIVRVRHGLQFLRPSVREEQHEQYSEEREERRKGGQCNGLEEMYCALKTRENINDPTRADVYTPQGGRITTLNSQKFPILNLIQMSAERGVLHRNAFHAPHWNINAHSIMYVTGGRGRVQIVNNQGRTVFDGELHRGQVLVIPQNYAVLKRAQSEGFEWISFKTNNNAMVNQIVGKASALRGMPVDVLMNAYRISREEALRLKFNRGDQMTVFTPRSQERPFNLALP, from the exons ATGGCAATTACTAATTCTGCTATGCTTGCgctctctctttccttcctcCTCCTGTGTCATGGCTCTCTGGCCCAACTCGGTCAAGGGCAAGAAACGAGCCCGTGGCAAGGGCAATCTAGGTTCAGAGGCCAACAGGAATGCCGGTTTGAGAGGCTAGACGCCGTCCAGCCCACACGCCGCTTGCAGTCTGAAGCTGGTGTCACAGAGTTCTTCGACCAGTTCAATGAGCAGTTCCAGTGTGCCGGCGTGTCTATACGACGACGCATCATTGAACCCAGCGGCCTTCTTATGCCTTCCTACTCCAATGCTCCTCGTCTTGTTTACATTGCCCAAG GAAGAGGCATAACAGCAACGATATTCCCGGGCTGCCCGGAGACGTTCCAGTCATTCCAGCAGCAGTACGAGTTGCAGAGGGAGGAAGGCGGGAGCCAGAGGCAGTTGTTCAAAGATGAGCACCAAAAAGTCCACCGCTTCCGTGAGGGAGATATCATTGCTTTACCTGCTGGAGTTGTCAACTGGTGCTATAACGACGGTGATACACCAGTGATTGCCGTCACTGTCTTCGACACGAGCAACAGTGCCAACCAACTCGACCCTCATCGTCGG GAATTCTTACTAGCTGGTA GGCAATCACGCGAATGGCAATTTGAAGAGCACACAGGGGCCAACATTCTTAGTGGGTTCAGCCCTGACTGGCTGGCCGAGGCCTTCGGAGTCAATAGAGAGGTAGCAAGGAAGCTTCAGAGCCAGGACGACCGCAGAGGCGAAATTGTCCGAGTTCGGCATGGACTTCAGTTTCTAAGGCCCTCAGTAAGAGAGGAACAGCACGAGCAGTATtccgaggagagagaggagagaaggaaGGGCGGTCAATGCAATGGACTGGAGGAGATGTATTGCGCGCTGAAGACCAGAGAAAACATTAACGACCCGACGCGTGCGGATGTCTACACTCCGCAAGGCGGACGAATCACCACCCTCAACAGCCAGAAGTTCCCCATTCTTAACCTAATCCAAATGAGCGCTGAGAGGGGTGTCCTCCATAGG AATGCTTTCCATGCACCGCACTGGAACATCAACGCGCATAGCATCATGTACGTGACTGGAGGGCGGGGACGAGTGCAGATAGTGAACAACCAGGGCCGAACCGTTTTTGACGGCGAGCTCCATCGCGGACAAGTGCTGGTTATCCCGCAGAACTACGCAGTTCTGAAGCGGGCGCAGAGTGAAGGGTTCGAGTGGATCTCATTCAAGACCAACAACAACGCCATGGTCAACCAGATTGTAGGGAAGGCATCGGCTCTTCGGGGCATGCCGGTGGACGTGCTGATGAACGCCTACCGCATCTCGAGGGAAGAAGCCCTAAGGCTCAAGTTTAACAGAGGGGATCAGATGACCGTCTTTACTCCCAGGTCCCAGGAAAGGCCTTTTAATCTAGCCCTGCCATGA
- the LOC109705605 gene encoding glutelin type-A 1-like isoform X1, which produces MAITNSAMLALSLSFLLLCHGSLAQLGQGQETSPWQGQSRFRGQQECRFERLDAVQPTRRLQSEAGVTEFFDQFNEQFQCAGVSIRRRIIEPSGLLMPSYSNAPRLVYIAQGRGITATIFPGCPETFQSFQQQYELQREEGGSQRQLFKDEHQKVHRFREGDIIALPAGVVNWCYNDGDTPVIAVTVFDTSNSANQLDPHRREFLLAGSYQSRRGQQAYEGQSREWQFEEHTGANILSGFSPDWLAEAFGVNREVARKLQSQDDRRGEIVRVRHGLQFLRPSVREEQHEQYSEEREERRKGGQCNGLEEMYCALKTRENINDPTRADVYTPQGGRITTLNSQKFPILNLIQMSAERGVLHRNAFHAPHWNINAHSIMYVTGGRGRVQIVNNQGRTVFDGELHRGQVLVIPQNYAVLKRAQSEGFEWISFKTNNNAMVNQIVGKASALRGMPVDVLMNAYRISREEALRLKFNRGDQMTVFTPRSQERPFNLALP; this is translated from the exons ATGGCAATTACTAATTCTGCTATGCTTGCgctctctctttccttcctcCTCCTGTGTCATGGCTCTCTGGCCCAACTCGGTCAAGGGCAAGAAACGAGCCCGTGGCAAGGGCAATCTAGGTTCAGAGGCCAACAGGAATGCCGGTTTGAGAGGCTAGACGCCGTCCAGCCCACACGCCGCTTGCAGTCTGAAGCTGGTGTCACAGAGTTCTTCGACCAGTTCAATGAGCAGTTCCAGTGTGCCGGCGTGTCTATACGACGACGCATCATTGAACCCAGCGGCCTTCTTATGCCTTCCTACTCCAATGCTCCTCGTCTTGTTTACATTGCCCAAG GAAGAGGCATAACAGCAACGATATTCCCGGGCTGCCCGGAGACGTTCCAGTCATTCCAGCAGCAGTACGAGTTGCAGAGGGAGGAAGGCGGGAGCCAGAGGCAGTTGTTCAAAGATGAGCACCAAAAAGTCCACCGCTTCCGTGAGGGAGATATCATTGCTTTACCTGCTGGAGTTGTCAACTGGTGCTATAACGACGGTGATACACCAGTGATTGCCGTCACTGTCTTCGACACGAGCAACAGTGCCAACCAACTCGACCCTCATCGTCGG GAATTCTTACTAGCTGGTAGCTATCAAAGTCGGAGAGGGCAGCAAGCATACGAAGGGCAATCACGCGAATGGCAATTTGAAGAGCACACAGGGGCCAACATTCTTAGTGGGTTCAGCCCTGACTGGCTGGCCGAGGCCTTCGGAGTCAATAGAGAGGTAGCAAGGAAGCTTCAGAGCCAGGACGACCGCAGAGGCGAAATTGTCCGAGTTCGGCATGGACTTCAGTTTCTAAGGCCCTCAGTAAGAGAGGAACAGCACGAGCAGTATtccgaggagagagaggagagaaggaaGGGCGGTCAATGCAATGGACTGGAGGAGATGTATTGCGCGCTGAAGACCAGAGAAAACATTAACGACCCGACGCGTGCGGATGTCTACACTCCGCAAGGCGGACGAATCACCACCCTCAACAGCCAGAAGTTCCCCATTCTTAACCTAATCCAAATGAGCGCTGAGAGGGGTGTCCTCCATAGG AATGCTTTCCATGCACCGCACTGGAACATCAACGCGCATAGCATCATGTACGTGACTGGAGGGCGGGGACGAGTGCAGATAGTGAACAACCAGGGCCGAACCGTTTTTGACGGCGAGCTCCATCGCGGACAAGTGCTGGTTATCCCGCAGAACTACGCAGTTCTGAAGCGGGCGCAGAGTGAAGGGTTCGAGTGGATCTCATTCAAGACCAACAACAACGCCATGGTCAACCAGATTGTAGGGAAGGCATCGGCTCTTCGGGGCATGCCGGTGGACGTGCTGATGAACGCCTACCGCATCTCGAGGGAAGAAGCCCTAAGGCTCAAGTTTAACAGAGGGGATCAGATGACCGTCTTTACTCCCAGGTCCCAGGAAAGGCCTTTTAATCTAGCCCTGCCATGA
- the LOC109705620 gene encoding GPI mannosyltransferase 3-like isoform X2, whose protein sequence is MFFCITRTLSNSLETVLTITGLFYWFSSITSSKQVPVASRKLALIIAALACAVRPTSAITWLYVGLLDLIGMQSKLQFLFLDIIPVGVLVLAATCLLDRWMYGSWIIVPLNFLKFNFLSSGGDYYGTHQFHWYFTQGFPSMIWSFLPFSVIGIIKSKEWRLSGLIAWVLGVYSVLGHKEFRFVLPVLPIALMFSGYCLAAMSKPDMPDTKKSPDNRTIHKSRVQLAVLFLVVTNIPMALYMSLVHQRGTEDAMSYLSEEAHYGRVKSILFLMPCHSTPYYSTLHCNLPMRFLDCTPSDDRAILDESDQFMLDPADFVTHMFRNVSLPSHLVLFDSQEVHLRGLLISHSFQQVKRFFHAHFKVDRDLQGSVVVYARRDL, encoded by the exons ATGTTCTTCTGTATTACTCGAACTTTATCAAATAGCTTGGAAACGGTGCTGACCATAACAGGACTGTTCTATTGGTTTTCATCAATTACTTCCTCAAAGCAAGTTCCAGTTGCTTCAAGGAAGTTGGCTTTAATTATTGCAGCATTGGCTTGTGCTGTTCGGCCTACAAGTGCTATAACATGGCTATATGTCGGGTTGCTGGATCTCATTGGGATGCAGTCAAAATTGCAATTTCTCTTCCTTGACATAATCCCAGTAGG GGTTCTAGTGCTTGCAGCTACATGCTTATTGGATAGGTGGATGTATGGGTCATGGATTATTGTGCCTCTTAATTTCCTTAAattcaattttctttcttcCGGAGGGGATTACTATGGAACCCATCAATTTCATTGGTATTTCACCCAGGGATTTCCCTCCATGATTTGGAGTTTCTTACCATTTTCGGTCATTGGCATTATAAAGTCAAAAGAGTGGAGGCTTTCAGGCCTGATTGCTTGGGTTTTAGGAGTTTATAGTGTTCTTGGTCACAAAGAATTCAG GTTTGTTCTTCCAGTGCTACCTATAGCACTGATGTTCTCTGGATACTGCTTAGCAGCAATGTCAAAACCTGATATGCCAGATACGAAGAAAAGCCCAGATAATCGAACAATACATAAATCAAGGGTGCAACTTGCTGTTCTTTTCCTCGTTGTAACCAATATACCAATGGCCCTATATATGTCCTTAGTTCATCAG AGAGGAACTGAAGATGCCATGTCTTATTTATCAGAAGAAGCCCACTATGGAAGAGTGAAGAGTATTCTATTCCTCATGCCTTGCCACTCTACACCTTATTACTCCACCTTACATTGCAACCTGCCGATGCGCTTTTTGGACTGCACACCCAG TGATGATAGGGCAATCCTGGATGAGTCGGACCAGTTCATGTTGGATCCAGCTGATTTTGTGACTCACATGTTTAGGAATGTTTCTTTACCCAGCCACTTAGTGTTATTTGATTCTCAAGAAGTCCATCTTCGTGGGCTTCTAATTAGTCATTCCTTTCAACAG GTAAAGAGATTTTTCCATGCTCATTTCAAAGTTGACCGAGACCTTCAAGGCTCTGTTGTTGTTTATGCTCGGAGAGATCTGTGA
- the LOC109705620 gene encoding GPI mannosyltransferase 3-like isoform X1 — MSLRRRSNPAPSGGAVDPIPPPSDLHRRGGGGGGGGGGEDEEVANEHRRISLSWRISSAVFRSEIRVWVISLTFRFANALLVQTYFNPDEHWQSLEVAHRIVFGYGHLTWEWKQGIRSYLHPLLFALLYKIMAFLRLDTPLFMVKAPRLLQAVFASVGDLYLFKLSKLVFNEHVARWALFSQFVNWFMFFCITRTLSNSLETVLTITGLFYWFSSITSSKQVPVASRKLALIIAALACAVRPTSAITWLYVGLLDLIGMQSKLQFLFLDIIPVGVLVLAATCLLDRWMYGSWIIVPLNFLKFNFLSSGGDYYGTHQFHWYFTQGFPSMIWSFLPFSVIGIIKSKEWRLSGLIAWVLGVYSVLGHKEFRFVLPVLPIALMFSGYCLAAMSKPDMPDTKKSPDNRTIHKSRVQLAVLFLVVTNIPMALYMSLVHQRGTEDAMSYLSEEAHYGRVKSILFLMPCHSTPYYSTLHCNLPMRFLDCTPSDDRAILDESDQFMLDPADFVTHMFRNVSLPSHLVLFDSQEVHLRGLLISHSFQQVKRFFHAHFKVDRDLQGSVVVYARRDL, encoded by the exons ATGAGCCTCCGACGACGATCCAACCCTGCGCCCTCGGGAGGAGCCGTGGATCCGATCCCACCACCCTCCGATCTCCatcgacgaggaggaggaggaggaggaggaggaggaggagaagatgaagaagtaGCAAACGAACATCGGAGGATCTCGTTGTCTTGGCGGATCTCGAGCGCCGTGTTCCGCTCGGAGATTAGGGTTTGGGTGATCTCGCTCACCTTCCGCTTCGCCAATGCGCTGCTGGTGCAGACCTACTTCAACCCCGATGAGCACTGGCAATCCCTCGAGGTCGCCCACCGCATCGTCTTCGG ATATGGGCATCTTACGTGGGAGTGGAAGCAGGGGATCCGAAGCTACCTTCATCCTCTACTTTTCGCTTTGCTTTATAAAATCATGGCTTTTCTTCGCTTGGATACTCCTTTGTTCATG GTGAAGGCTCCGCGGCTCCTGCAAGCCGTTTTTGCATCGGTGGGAGATCTCTACCTGTTCAAGCTTTCTAAACTTGTCTTCAATGAACATGTTGCACGATGGGCg CTCTTTTCTCAGTTTGTGAACTGGTTCATGTTCTTCTGTATTACTCGAACTTTATCAAATAGCTTGGAAACGGTGCTGACCATAACAGGACTGTTCTATTGGTTTTCATCAATTACTTCCTCAAAGCAAGTTCCAGTTGCTTCAAGGAAGTTGGCTTTAATTATTGCAGCATTGGCTTGTGCTGTTCGGCCTACAAGTGCTATAACATGGCTATATGTCGGGTTGCTGGATCTCATTGGGATGCAGTCAAAATTGCAATTTCTCTTCCTTGACATAATCCCAGTAGG GGTTCTAGTGCTTGCAGCTACATGCTTATTGGATAGGTGGATGTATGGGTCATGGATTATTGTGCCTCTTAATTTCCTTAAattcaattttctttcttcCGGAGGGGATTACTATGGAACCCATCAATTTCATTGGTATTTCACCCAGGGATTTCCCTCCATGATTTGGAGTTTCTTACCATTTTCGGTCATTGGCATTATAAAGTCAAAAGAGTGGAGGCTTTCAGGCCTGATTGCTTGGGTTTTAGGAGTTTATAGTGTTCTTGGTCACAAAGAATTCAG GTTTGTTCTTCCAGTGCTACCTATAGCACTGATGTTCTCTGGATACTGCTTAGCAGCAATGTCAAAACCTGATATGCCAGATACGAAGAAAAGCCCAGATAATCGAACAATACATAAATCAAGGGTGCAACTTGCTGTTCTTTTCCTCGTTGTAACCAATATACCAATGGCCCTATATATGTCCTTAGTTCATCAG AGAGGAACTGAAGATGCCATGTCTTATTTATCAGAAGAAGCCCACTATGGAAGAGTGAAGAGTATTCTATTCCTCATGCCTTGCCACTCTACACCTTATTACTCCACCTTACATTGCAACCTGCCGATGCGCTTTTTGGACTGCACACCCAG TGATGATAGGGCAATCCTGGATGAGTCGGACCAGTTCATGTTGGATCCAGCTGATTTTGTGACTCACATGTTTAGGAATGTTTCTTTACCCAGCCACTTAGTGTTATTTGATTCTCAAGAAGTCCATCTTCGTGGGCTTCTAATTAGTCATTCCTTTCAACAG GTAAAGAGATTTTTCCATGCTCATTTCAAAGTTGACCGAGACCTTCAAGGCTCTGTTGTTGTTTATGCTCGGAGAGATCTGTGA
- the LOC109705621 gene encoding actin-depolymerizing factor-like yields MSFRMKNASSGMGVADHSRDTFVELQRKKLHRYVIYKIDENKKEVVVEKTGAPGETYDDLTASLPEDDCRYAVYDLDFVTEENCQKSKIFFIAWSPSTSRIRAKMLYATSKSRFRHELDGVHYEIQATDPSEMDLDILRERAN; encoded by the exons ATGTCGTTCCGAATG AAGAATGCATCTTCTGGCATGGGAGTAGCTGACCACAGCAGAGACACTTTTGTGGAGCTGCAGAGGAAGAAGCTGCACCGCTATGTAATATATAAGATTGATGAAAACAAAAAGGAGGTTGTTGTAGAGAAGACTGGGGCACCGGGTGAGACTTATGATGATCTCACTGCTTCGCTGCCTGAGGATGATTGCAGATATGCTGTATACGACCTTGATTTTGTGACTGAAGAGAACTGTCAGAAGAGCAAGATATTTTTCATTGCATG GTCTCCGTCAACCTCCCGCATCCGCGCCAAGATGCTATATGCCACATCAAAGAGTAGATTCCGCCATGAGCTCGATGGCGTTCATTATGAGATCCAGGCTACTGACCCCTCGGAGATGGACTTGGACATTCTCAGAGAGCGAGCGAATTAA